The Stackebrandtia nassauensis DSM 44728 genome includes the window AGTAGCCGCCCTTGCCGAGCGCGATCTTGCCGACCTCGTCCTTGTTGATGATGTGCATGAGCGCCTTGCGGACCCGCACGTCCTTGAACTCGGGGTTCGACTTGTTGTTGAGCATCAGGCCGATGCCCTGCTGGTCGTCGAACTTGAACTCCTTGAGACCTTCGGTTCCCTTGAGCTGCTTGCGTTCGGCGGGGCCGAGGACGTGGGTGATGTAGTCGACCTTCTTCTCGGCCACCAGCTGCGCGGCCTCGTCGTTGCTGGCCTTCTCGACGTGCACCTTGTCGAAGTTGACCTTGTCGGCGAACAGGCCGCCCTTGTTCTTCTTCATGGTGACCTTGGTGTCGGACACCTTGGACGCCTCGATCACGAACGGTCCACAGGAAATCATGTCGTCGAACTTGAGCTTGCCCAGTTCGGTGACGAACTTCTGCTGTTCCTTGTCGCCGTTGCGAACCCCGTCGTTGAACAGCTTCAGGGCCTTGTTCAGCTGCTCGTCGTAGCGGGACGAGGCGTGGACGCGGGTGCGCATCACCTCGTACTCGATTCCGGGGAAGATCTTGTCGAAGGTGATGTTGATCTTGTCACCGTCCTTTTCGATCTTCGTGACGTTGGGCCAGCCGTCGACGCCCGGCGCCACGTTGAGCTTGCGCTCGGCGAAGCTGCCCATGAAGTCGTCGATGGTGAGCTTCGAGCCGTCGCTCCACTTCACGCCCGAACGCGGGGTGATCGTCAGGACCTTGTCGTTCCATTCGCTGCTCTCGGCGAGCATGTACTGCCACTCGTTGGTCTCCCAGTTGCGCAGCGCGCAGCGCGGGTAGTACAGCTCCGAGATCGGCGCGGCCATCAGCAGGGTGGTGTCCGGGACGATGGCGTTGAAATTCTGGGACGACTTGTCGAAGTCGTAGGCGTACACGAAGGTGCCGCCGCGACCGGTGTCGCTGGAGTCGGCCTTACAGCTCGACAGGGCGACGGCGCCCGTCGAGGCGACCGCGCCGATGCCGACCAGCTGAAGCAGCCGTCGGCGGGACATGTTGGGGCTAAAGGAGGTCACGACCTCCTCCTCTCTATATAGAAAACCACAGTGGAGAAAAGGCCGAGGAAGACTCCCAGGCCACATGTGATGCCGGTGATGACGAATTCGGCGCTACCCGGCTTGAGGAAGGCCACGAGCAGCAGTGCCGAGGTGCTGATGAGGAACACCGCGGCCACCAGGCCCATGCGGGCCAGCTGGGTTGGCATCGGTTCTCACCCGGCTTTCAGGTCGCGGGCGAGCACGTGACAGGACAGCCGCCGCGAGTCAATGGATTCCAGGATGGGCAGTTCGTTGTCGCACAGTCCGGGTTCGTAGAGGGGACAACGGGGGTGGAAGGCACAGCCGGACGGCAGGTCGGTGAGGCTCGGGATCTCCGAGCTTCGCAACCGGATGGTCTTCTTGGCGCGCGCCAGTTTCGGGTCCGGTTCGCACACCGCCGAGATGAGGGCCTTGGTGTACGGGTGCTGCGGGTCGCCGATGATCTGGGGTGTCGGTCCCTGTTCGACGATCTTGCCGAGGTACATGACCGCGATCTCGCCGTCCCAGGCGAAGTACTTCGCCACGGCGAGGTCGTGGGTGATGAACAGGAAGCCCACGCCCAGGTCGTCGCGCAGCGCCCCGAGGGTGTTGAGGAGGCTGACCCGGATCGACAC containing:
- a CDS encoding ABC transporter substrate-binding protein, coding for MTSFSPNMSRRRLLQLVGIGAVASTGAVALSSCKADSSDTGRGGTFVYAYDFDKSSQNFNAIVPDTTLLMAAPISELYYPRCALRNWETNEWQYMLAESSEWNDKVLTITPRSGVKWSDGSKLTIDDFMGSFAERKLNVAPGVDGWPNVTKIEKDGDKINITFDKIFPGIEYEVMRTRVHASSRYDEQLNKALKLFNDGVRNGDKEQQKFVTELGKLKFDDMISCGPFVIEASKVSDTKVTMKKNKGGLFADKVNFDKVHVEKASNDEAAQLVAEKKVDYITHVLGPAERKQLKGTEGLKEFKFDDQQGIGLMLNNKSNPEFKDVRVRKALMHIINKDEVGKIALGKGGYFVPEYMAGCADDQAKEVVGASEIGKFDPYEYDPDKAEKYLEEAGWKKKGDSWETKEGKKAEYEILAVNGWNDFDATAKQVAEQWNNFGIKTTTKNAEEASIWGIWPAGDYQVAVRQWGNPFHPEMFGAWQMAWFTDNNRTKDEPGMSLDTAKVDSKAYGETDVEKIYEVAHTSDDDAKRKEAHAKLATIFNETLPRLPIVGFVRLSYGIEGTGVKKFITDKSLAENDIYRDNPVMMSILKGKTGAV